The Nitrospirota bacterium nucleotide sequence GATAAGGATCCCATCCTTCACAGCCGAGTAATTGTTTTCCAAAATCAGTCGGGATAATTGCTCGACTGTTTTTCTTAGGATCCTCCTGAAGAATTTTATATGCTAAACTCCAATATCTGATAGCCTTCGCCATGTTCTTCCCCACGCCCAAAATAGAAGGCGCAGACTCCTCAGAAAAAACAGTATTGTTTTCTAATGCCTTCTCAAACCCTTTCTTCAGCCATCCGAAGCGAGGATGGAAGGTTTCATGTCTTGCAAATATTGGATTGATATTGGATGTTGATTTAGATGTAATCACAATTATGGATACCTAACAATTTTAAAATTCAACGCTTAATTTTAATCCAACGTCGAGTGAAACGGCAAGGAGAATATGTGCATAGTGCAATAGAGCAGAAGCTCGGAAGGCCAACAACACTCAGCAATAAATTATTCTTCCTCACCCCCTCTGCCTCAATTATAGGTAGATTGCCTTTCAAGTGTGCCCCCCATGGAATTTGTGAAACAAGTTGCTTCACAAATAACCTGTCAGAAAAAAATCCCGGGCGTAAGACTTAACAATAACTCGTGCCAGATTGGTGTACTTTTAATATTATCTACAACTCAGTATAGATCGTAACATACACCTGTGTCTCGCCGTCTTCTGTAACTCCGCGGGCGATGCCGAAGGCGGGGGTTATTTTCAATTTATATCCAAGCACCATGTCCAGTCTTGCTTCAGCGCCTACACCGACGGAGATATCGTTAGAGTGAAATTTTTTCTCGCGTCCCCAGACATTGCCTGCGTCAGCAAAGGCGGCGACATGCACTCTGTCCCAGAAAAACGGTTTTGTGTTTATGCCCCTGAGGATGTACTTCACCGGGAACCTGTACTCAAGCGTTCCCTTTGCAACGTGTTTGCCTGTCTGGAAGCCTGAAGAAAATCCCCTGATGAAATATTCATTGCCGGGGATGCCGCCGACGCTGAACGCCTGCTGGGCGATCAGGTCTCCGCCTGATGTGGCGCCCTTCAGGTTTAAATAGAGCACGTGGTGTTTCCACGTTTTGATGTACTCTTCATAATTTAATTTATACTCTTCCTGGCCCAGGTCGCTGCCGACGGCTTCGGAATAATTTTTATACAGGAAGGAGATGTTCCTTCCCTCTTCCCTGCTTATTGAATAGGGATATTTCAACGCGTTTGTAAATTCAAGGCCCGCAAAAACATTGCTCCTTCTGCCTTCGAATACTTCAAGCCCGTCAACTCTTCTGCCCTCAATGTCCGTCAGGTGCTTGAGAGTTTCGGTATTGAACCCGGCAACAAGGTTGAGACTTGTCTCAAGGTTGGTAAAGAGCGGGAACCTTGCGCCCGCTGTGAAACCGCTCCGCCTCTCATAGTAATTGTCATCGTCATTGAAAAACTCAGAATAAAAAATTGGCGCACTGTATGACCTGAAAAAAAACGTGGGATACCATCTGTCATAGATATAATTAAAATCATAATACCCCCGATGGCTCACGCCGTATCCGCCCTGCAGGATGTAGGTATGATATCCAAGCACGTCCTGCCCAGCAGTGAATGCGCCGAATACCGCGCCGTCATTGTCAAACGAAAGAGTGGGCATCCAGAATTTTGGCAGCAGGGTTTTGCCCGGGCAGTACGGCCTTTTTTCAGAGAGCGGTTGGGGGGCTGCTGTAGGTGCGGGTTTTAAACCCGCCCCTACGGGTGAATCTGGATTTTCATTTATTTGCTGCCCCTCACTTTTCCATTCCGGGGTTATCCTCGGGCTCAAAGTATCAGACCATTGTGAGGCTTCATAGGGCATCTCCGCAAGGTAAAAACCTTTTGAACTATATCCGGTGAAGAATATTTTCCCGTCCTTTGATACTTCGGGGTGAAAGGTCCCGCCTAACACGTGCGACACCTGAGAGAGTTTTTTGTCAGTGATGGAATGCGCAAAGAGGTTATACACCCCTGTCCTGTCCGACGCAAATATAATGGTCTTCCCGTCAGGGGCCCACGCAGGATAAACGTTGTTGTAATTGTTGGTGATGAGCGTCTCCGCGGTTTTTGTCTCAACGTTGAGCAGCTCAATGGATGTTTGCCCTGAGTAGTTGTGCCTTGCAAAGACGATAAACCTTCCGTCAGGCGACCATCTCGGAGATGACAGGGCTGAATCCTGAAAATCAGCAATGACATTGACCCCGTTAGAAGCGATCTCCAAAATAGAAATATCCTGCCTGCCGGTCTCCACCTTTACAAAAGCAATCTGTTTGCCGTCAGGAGAGACGTCAACATCCTTGGCGCGTAATTTTTCTGTTATGCGGCTGACTGACCTCGCCGCAAGGTCATATGAATAAATGTCCTGATAAAGGTTGTAGACGTTCTTCAATTCAGCCTGCGTGAAATAAAGTTTCTGCCCGTCAGGCGACCATGAAAGGTTTGAATCAGAAGGGAATCTTCTGACGGTTGCAGCCTCTTTCAGCGTTGCCGTTTCAACGATCACAATTTCCTCATGCCGGTGCGGGTCTTTCCTGTTTACCGCGAGATACCTGCCGTCAGGAGAGAGCCGTGCGTTTGTGACCCTTTCGCCTTCAATTTTTAATTTGGTGTAATTTGTCAGGGGCCTTGCATTCAGCTCCTGGATTTTTTTGTTTTGGTCTTTTTTCAGCTCTGCAATCGTGTCTTCATAAAGCTCGGAATAATCCTTTCCCGTAATATTTTCAGGCGGACTGCTTATAAGAAACGGAAGCCGTCCCGAGTGCGCGTAACTGAGCTTGCCGATATTTTCATTCCCATAGGTTTGCGCGATATGTTTTTCAAGCAGCATCCCGTAGATGTAAGGGATGTTTCCCGACGGCCAGTAGGGGATGTCACCGTTTATCTGGTCAACGCCTGGAAGGCTGTCCTCCAGGACCGCCATCCTGAATATCATTTCAACATAAGGGCTCTTTCCCCTTCCATCAGGTGTATATTCGCTCTCCGCCCATGTGGCAGTGCCCTCAAGCCACCAGTCAGGCATGAATACATTGGGCGGGGCAGTTAATAAAAACGCGAGGAACGAAAGCGGATCGTAACCCGGCAGCGGCTTGCCGAAGATGCTTCTCGTTGTCTCTGAATAACCTCTTGAAGAGTCCATTGTCATGATATGTGTATATTCGTGCAGGATAATATACTCAAGCCAGTCATCATACTCGGAAATGGTCATGTCGGGCATCGGGGGCACGGCAAAAATATATATCATGTTATAGGGAAGGACATTGGCAAAACCGTTTGCGAAATCGGAGTTGTCTATAAGAACGATCTGGGTCTTTTCTTTTGGATACCACTGAAAGCTGCCGGACATTTTCTGATGAATGTCTTCGGCAATTGCAGCCGCCCTGTTTGCTATCCCGTCTTCGCCCTGATGGAAGTGGATGGAGAAATGTTCAGTCTCGATGGTTGAAAATCTGAATGACGGGTCAATGGTTGCAGAAAGGGCAGGTGAAGATGGGAAAAAGATCGCGCAGGTAAAAAGCAAAAATATAAAGAGGGACAAACTATAGCGTTTTTTCATAATGAACTCCGTTCTAAATTTGCACTGCATGCAGGGAAAGAATAGAGTCAATAGTTATGCGTGAAGAGTTTAAAAATGATGCATAATGATTCTTTTCACTTTTAACTTTTAACTCCCAACTTTTGACTTTTCATTGTTCTTCATTTCTTTTTTTATCGCTGCAAAGACTTTCTTCTGGACTTCTTTCAGCGGCCCTTTTATCCTGCATCCCGCGGCAGCGAAGTGTCCGCCCCCGCCGAAGCTCTTTGCGATCTTCTCTACATTGACCCTGCCTTTTGAGCGGAGGCTGAGCTTGAATACGTCTTTGTCATCTTCCCTGAAAAAGACAGCAGCCTCGATGCCCTTTACCTTTCTGGGGAAATCGACAAAGTCTTCGGAGTCCTCGGCTGTTGTGCCGGTCTTTTTGAACATGTCCGCAGTCGTGGTAATCCAGGCTATCCCGTCCTTTGTATCAATGGTGGCAAGTGAAAGTCCTAAAAGCTTCATTGATTTAAAAGGGATGCTTTCGAACAGCTCCTTTGCAATGCTCCACGGTTGTGCGCCGGCCTGAATGAGGTGACACGCTATCCTTAAAGATTCAGGCGAGGTATTGGAATATCTGAAGCCTCCTGTATCTACAAGCAATGCAGTGTATAAATTCGTGGCAATGTTTTTATCAATAGTTATCTTGAGCGCGGTCAGGAGTTTATAAATGAGTATGCCTGTTGCCGCGGCCCCTGGATCAATAACGCTTGCGGACAACTTTTTGTACAGCTCGGATCTTTCAGCATCATCAGGCGGTATGTGGTGGTCGATGATAACGGTTTTTTTCGCCTTCAATTCCTTAAACCCCGTCCTATCCAAAGTATTGCAATCTACGATGCACAAGACATCAACTTCTTTTTTAGGCTGTGTCTGTTTTATAGACTTTGCCGAGGGCAGGAACTTCAGGATTTCAGGAACGCCGTCTTTGCTCAGGGCATAGATCTCTTTCTTTCCCATCTGCTTAAGTCCGAGCGCAAGCGCCAGTACCGAGCCGATGGCGTCGCCTTCTGGATTGATATGCCCGACAAGTATAAAAGATTTATTCTGCCTGAGAACATTAAGAAGCCTAGAGGAGATCTTCGTCTTCATCAATGGGACTCCTTTCCGATTTGATTTCATTTAGAAGTTTGTCAATCTTCATGCCGTATTGAATGGACTCATCAAGTTTGAAAGTAAGTGACGGGACGTACTTCATCTTCAATCTCCTGCCGAGCTCGCTCTTGAAAAGCGCTGACAAAGAGCTTAGTTTCCGCACTGTCTTTTCAGCATCTTCTACTTTCAGGACGCTGATATATATGGTCGCGTTCCTCAGGTCATCGCTTACCTTTGCGCCCGTGACAGTAACAAACCCGAGGTTTTTGTGTTTGATCTTGTTCATTATCATGTCGGCGATCTCTTCCCTGATCAGATCACCGACCCTTGCCGAACGTTTGTATGGATGCATGGTTTCCTCTTGTTATGTCATTCCCGCTTGCCGGGAATCCGAATTTATAATTTCATGCTCAAGCGGACACACGAATAAAATGTGGATTAATTTTAGCATAATTATCTGAATGGATGGGAAGGGGTGCAGAGCGCAGAAGTGCAATAGTGCAAAAGTCAAAAGTGCGGAAGAGGGAAAGAAGGGAAACTTAGCTGCGCTCGCAATGACAATCAGTATTACAGCAGCTCCATGGTTGCATCTATTAATTCCACGGAGTGAATACTGATAACCAGGTTCTTTATCTGCTCGAAGACCTTGTTTATCATGACTGTCTCATTGGAGACAAATGCGATGCCGATCACGCTTCGCTGCCAGAGGTCATTGGCGTCGACCTCAGCCACGGAGACGTTGAACTTGTTTTTTATCCTGTCGATCAAACTTTTAATGACGAAGCGTTTCTCTTTAAGGGAGTGTGACTCGTGGATGTGCAGATCTAAAGTAAGAAGGCCGACGATCATATCAGTAGTCAGTAGTCAGAAGTTAGGCTAACGACTGACCACTCATTTGTCATTTGGATTTCGACATTGTCCGTTAGAAGATTTATTGACCAAATAAAATTGAAATTATTCCAGTTTTGAGGCGACCTCTTCCTTGACGTAGTTTTCAATTATGTCGCCCACCTTGAGGTCATTGAAGTTTTCTATCATGATACCGCATTCAAAACCTGAAAGCGCTTCTTTTATATCTTCTTTGAATCTCTTCAGCGATGACAGTTTGCTTTCATAGATGACGACATTGTCTCTGATGACCCTGACGCCGGAGCTGGTCCTTGTGATCTTCCCGTCGGTCACGTAACAGCCCGCGACTGTTCCGAGCCTCGATATATAGAAGAGGTTTCTTACCTCAGCCCTTCCCAAGATCTTTTCAGTAATGGTAGGGGCGAGGAGGCCTTCGAGGGCTTTTTTGATCTCATCGATCGCTTCGTAAATTATGTTATAGAACCGGACGTCCACGCCTTCTTTTTCAATAAGGGCTGACGCCTTCGCATCCGGGCGTATGTTAAATCCTATAATGATCGCGTTTGACGCGGTGGCAAGCATGACGTCTGATTCGTTAATGCCGCCTGCGCTTGCGTGGATCACGTTTACTTTGACCTGCGGGTGCGTGATGGCGGAGAGGGCGTCTTTGACCGCTTCCGCTGAACCCTGGACATCAGCTTTGATAATGACGTTAAGGTCCCGTATCTCACCCTGTTTTACTTTTTCATAAATTTCATTAAGGGTAAGTTTCTTCATCTGCGAGGCGGCGGCGGTCTTCTGCTTTTGCATCCTGTTCAGGGCGATCTGCCTTGCCTTCCTCTCATCATCCATGACAATAAAGATGTCGCCTGCCTGCGGCACATCAGGAAATCCTATAACCTCAACAGGAGTAGAAGGTCCGGCCTTGTCGATCTTCTTTCCGGTATCGTCGATAAGCGCCCTTACCCTGCCTGCTACTGTTCCAACGAGAAATGGGTCACCGACTTTCAGCTCTCCGGCGTTGACAAGCACGGTGCCTACAGGGCCCCTGCCTTTATCAAGCTTGGCCTCAACGATCGTGCCCTTTGCGGGCCTGTGGTAATTCGCCTTGAGCTCCATTACCTCTGACTGAAGCAGGATCATCTCGAGCACTTTCTCGATCCCTATTCTTTTTTTAGCGGAAACCTCAACGAATATGTTCTGTCCTCCCCATTCCTCGGAAACTACGCCGTACTGGGAGAGCTCATTTCTGACCCTGGTAACGTTTGCTTCAGGTTTGTCGATTTTATTTATTGCTACCACGATAGGCACGTTTGCCGCCTTCGCGTGGTTGATGGCCTCGATGGTCTGCGGCATTACGCTGTCATCGGCCGCAACTACAAGGACCACGATATCAGTGACCTTTGCGCCCCTGGCCCTCATCATTGTAAACGCCTCATGGCCGGGTGTATCAAGGAACGTTATCTCTTTATCTTTAAGCTTCACCTTATATGCGCCTATGTGCTGCGTTATCCCGCCTGCCTCTGTTTCAGTGACCTTTGTCTGCCTTATAGCGTCAAGCAGGGTGGTCTTACCGTGGTCGACATGCCCCATAATTGTGACGATCGGCGGGCGAGGGCTAAGCACGGTTTCATCAGAATCCTTCTCTTCAAGGATTGCTTCTTCATCTTCTATCTGCGCCATCTCGATCTTCAGACCGAAGGCCTCCGCGACGATCTGCGCCGCGTCAGCGTCAACAGGCTGGTTGATCGTCGGCATGTAGCCAAGCTCCATGAATTTCTTTATCACTTCATTCATCTTCTGCCCTATGAGATC carries:
- a CDS encoding PD40 domain-containing protein, with translation MKKRYSLSLFIFLLFTCAIFFPSSPALSATIDPSFRFSTIETEHFSIHFHQGEDGIANRAAAIAEDIHQKMSGSFQWYPKEKTQIVLIDNSDFANGFANVLPYNMIYIFAVPPMPDMTISEYDDWLEYIILHEYTHIMTMDSSRGYSETTRSIFGKPLPGYDPLSFLAFLLTAPPNVFMPDWWLEGTATWAESEYTPDGRGKSPYVEMIFRMAVLEDSLPGVDQINGDIPYWPSGNIPYIYGMLLEKHIAQTYGNENIGKLSYAHSGRLPFLISSPPENITGKDYSELYEDTIAELKKDQNKKIQELNARPLTNYTKLKIEGERVTNARLSPDGRYLAVNRKDPHRHEEIVIVETATLKEAATVRRFPSDSNLSWSPDGQKLYFTQAELKNVYNLYQDIYSYDLAARSVSRITEKLRAKDVDVSPDGKQIAFVKVETGRQDISILEIASNGVNVIADFQDSALSSPRWSPDGRFIVFARHNYSGQTSIELLNVETKTAETLITNNYNNVYPAWAPDGKTIIFASDRTGVYNLFAHSITDKKLSQVSHVLGGTFHPEVSKDGKIFFTGYSSKGFYLAEMPYEASQWSDTLSPRITPEWKSEGQQINENPDSPVGAGLKPAPTAAPQPLSEKRPYCPGKTLLPKFWMPTLSFDNDGAVFGAFTAGQDVLGYHTYILQGGYGVSHRGYYDFNYIYDRWYPTFFFRSYSAPIFYSEFFNDDDNYYERRSGFTAGARFPLFTNLETSLNLVAGFNTETLKHLTDIEGRRVDGLEVFEGRRSNVFAGLEFTNALKYPYSISREEGRNISFLYKNYSEAVGSDLGQEEYKLNYEEYIKTWKHHVLYLNLKGATSGGDLIAQQAFSVGGIPGNEYFIRGFSSGFQTGKHVAKGTLEYRFPVKYILRGINTKPFFWDRVHVAAFADAGNVWGREKKFHSNDISVGVGAEARLDMVLGYKLKITPAFGIARGVTEDGETQVYVTIYTEL
- a CDS encoding bifunctional oligoribonuclease/PAP phosphatase NrnA, encoding MKTKISSRLLNVLRQNKSFILVGHINPEGDAIGSVLALALGLKQMGKKEIYALSKDGVPEILKFLPSAKSIKQTQPKKEVDVLCIVDCNTLDRTGFKELKAKKTVIIDHHIPPDDAERSELYKKLSASVIDPGAAATGILIYKLLTALKITIDKNIATNLYTALLVDTGGFRYSNTSPESLRIACHLIQAGAQPWSIAKELFESIPFKSMKLLGLSLATIDTKDGIAWITTTADMFKKTGTTAEDSEDFVDFPRKVKGIEAAVFFREDDKDVFKLSLRSKGRVNVEKIAKSFGGGGHFAAAGCRIKGPLKEVQKKVFAAIKKEMKNNEKSKVGS
- the rbfA gene encoding 30S ribosome-binding factor RbfA → MHPYKRSARVGDLIREEIADMIMNKIKHKNLGFVTVTGAKVSDDLRNATIYISVLKVEDAEKTVRKLSSLSALFKSELGRRLKMKYVPSLTFKLDESIQYGMKIDKLLNEIKSERSPIDEDEDLL
- a CDS encoding DUF503 domain-containing protein translates to MIVGLLTLDLHIHESHSLKEKRFVIKSLIDRIKNKFNVSVAEVDANDLWQRSVIGIAFVSNETVMINKVFEQIKNLVISIHSVELIDATMELL
- the infB gene encoding translation initiation factor IF-2, which translates into the protein MPGMRIYELSKKINVTNKEIIVKLAGMGIQVKTHMSNLDAELVDKLAGIFGKTELLKKAEEKPSPPKKEAPAVKPAVPQEEKKPAEAAKPVEKAPAVIRHSVEKPKTEKPVKEHKPEAPAKPAHKEPVKEVKPPAAKPPVAPLETKAKPATTTEEEDLLVLDRFKKEIERGKLDKFKAKPGMQRAFDSIRRVDVTKKIQDFKPQFKKHDKRPFAQKTEPAPPPQITQPRKRVIKFQEGTTVKEFADLIGQKMNEVIKKFMELGYMPTINQPVDADAAQIVAEAFGLKIEMAQIEDEEAILEEKDSDETVLSPRPPIVTIMGHVDHGKTTLLDAIRQTKVTETEAGGITQHIGAYKVKLKDKEITFLDTPGHEAFTMMRARGAKVTDIVVLVVAADDSVMPQTIEAINHAKAANVPIVVAINKIDKPEANVTRVRNELSQYGVVSEEWGGQNIFVEVSAKKRIGIEKVLEMILLQSEVMELKANYHRPAKGTIVEAKLDKGRGPVGTVLVNAGELKVGDPFLVGTVAGRVRALIDDTGKKIDKAGPSTPVEVIGFPDVPQAGDIFIVMDDERKARQIALNRMQKQKTAAASQMKKLTLNEIYEKVKQGEIRDLNVIIKADVQGSAEAVKDALSAITHPQVKVNVIHASAGGINESDVMLATASNAIIIGFNIRPDAKASALIEKEGVDVRFYNIIYEAIDEIKKALEGLLAPTITEKILGRAEVRNLFYISRLGTVAGCYVTDGKITRTSSGVRVIRDNVVIYESKLSSLKRFKEDIKEALSGFECGIMIENFNDLKVGDIIENYVKEEVASKLE